The Cervus canadensis isolate Bull #8, Minnesota chromosome X, ASM1932006v1, whole genome shotgun sequence genome contains a region encoding:
- the LOC122435672 gene encoding E3 ubiquitin-protein ligase SMURF1-like, with protein sequence MRGIEAQFLALQKGFNELIPQHLLKPFDQKELELIIGGLDKIELDDWKSNTRLKHCGADSNVVRWFWQAVETFDEERRARLLQFVTGSMRVPLQGFKALQGDCSGGRAAGGVSW encoded by the exons ATGAGGGGAATCGAGGCCCAGTTCCTGGCTCTCCAGAAGGGGTTTAACGAGCTCATCCCTCAACACTTACTGAAGCCTTTTGACCAGAAGGAGCTGGAG CTGATCATCGGCGGCCTGGACAAGATCGAGCTGGACGACTGGAAGTCCAACACGCGGCTGAAGCACTGCGGGGCCGACAGCAACGTGGTCCGGTGGTTCTGGCAGGCGGTGGAGACCTTCGATGAGGAGCGGCGGGCCCGGCTGCTGCAGTTCGTGACGGGCTCCATGCGGGTCCCCCTCCAGGGCTTCAAGGCGCTGCAAGGTGACTGCAGTGGCGGCCGGGCGGCCGGGGGTGTCTCCTG GTGA